A section of the Macadamia integrifolia cultivar HAES 741 chromosome 9, SCU_Mint_v3, whole genome shotgun sequence genome encodes:
- the LOC122089447 gene encoding 6-hydroxynicotinate 3-monooxygenase isoform X2, giving the protein MEGAGVDRKKTRKPKAVVVGGSIAGLSCAHALIAAGWDVVVLEKSTGPPSSSLTGAGLGLDPLARRFIQSWLDQPQLFHDSTLPLSVDQNKATDSEKKISWTLTRDDNFNFRAAHWVHLHGLLYRALPSHIVLWADGSRSKIRQTFLPSIKLRYSGYYAWRGVHDFTEDENSDTIVGIRKAYPELGHCLYFDMAKGTHCVLYELPNKRMNWLWYVNQPEPELKGNSVTIKVSSEMIKQLHEEAEKTWVPELARVMKETKEPFINVIYDSDPLEQLFWDNVVMVGDAAHPTTPHGLRSTNMSILDAAILGKCLEKWGVDNLGLALKEFQSIQLPIVSKQVLHARRIGRIKQGLTLPDRKNFDPTTATTEDCQELQQKNMPFFADIPSLLGST; this is encoded by the exons ATGGAGGGGGCGGGGGTAGATAGGAAGAAGACGAGGAAGCCTAAAGCAGTGGTGGTAGGTGGCAGCATAGCAGGCTTATCCTGTGCTCACGCCCTCATCGCCGCCGGTTGGGACGTCGTTGTCCTCGAGAAATCTACCGGACCACCTTCAAGCAGCCTTACCGGAGCAGGGCTTGGCCTCGACCCTCTTGCTCGCCGTTTCATCCAATCATGGCTTGACCAACCCCAACTCTTCCACGACTCCACCCTTCCCCTTTCCGTTGATCAG AACAAAGCTACTGATAGTGAGAAGAAGATCAGCTGGACATTGACCAGAGatgacaatttcaatttcagggCTGCCCATTGGGTTCATCTTCATGGCCTTCTTTACAGAGCTTTACCATCTCATATTGTCTTATGGG CAGATGGCTCCCGGTCTAAGATCCGTCAGACCTTCTTACCTAGCATTAAATTGAG GTATTCAGGCTACTATGCATGGAGGGGCGTTCACGATTTCACAGAAGATGAGAACTCAGACACCATTGTTGGCATAAGGAAGGCGTATCCCGAACTTGGACATTGCTTATACTTTGATATGGCCAAGGGAACTCACTGTGTACTTTATGAGCTGCCCAACAAAAGGATGAATTGGCTTTGGTATGTCAATCAACCAGAGCCTGAATTGAAG GGGAATTCAGTTACCATCAAAGTAAGTTCCGAGATGATCAAGCAACTCCATGAAGAGGCAGAGAAAACCTGGGTTCCTGAGTTGGCAAGGGTTATGAAAGAAACTAAAGAACCCTTTATCAATGTAATATACGACTCTGATCCTTTAGAACAACTCTTTTGGGATAATGTGGTGATGGTTGGAGATGCAGCTCACCCGACGACTCCTCATGGCCTGAGAAGCACAAACATGTCTATATTAGATGCCGCTATATTAGGCAAGTGTCTTGAGAAGTGGGGAGTGGACAACTTGGGTTTGGCTCTGAAAGAGTTTCAGTCCATCCAACTGCCTATTGTTTCAAAGCAAGTCCTCCATGCACGGAGAATTGGTCGCATTAAACAGGGCTTAACTCTTCCTGACCGCAAGAATTTTGACCCGACGACAGCAACAACAGAGGATTGCCAAGAGCTTCAGCAGAAAAACATGCCTTTCTTTGCTGATATCCCTTCTTTACTTGGTTCTACTTGA
- the LOC122089447 gene encoding 6-hydroxynicotinate 3-monooxygenase isoform X3 has product MEGAGVDRKKTRKPKAVVVGGSIAGLSCAHALIAAGWDVVVLEKSTGPPSSSLTGAGLGLDPLARRFIQSWLDQPQLFHDSTLPLSVDQNKATDSEKKISWTLTRDDNFNFRAAHWVHLHGLLYRALPSHIVLWDGSRSKIRQTFLPSIKLRYSGYYAWRGVHDFTEDENSDTIVGIRKAYPELGHCLYFDMAKGTHCVLYELPNKRMNWLWYVNQPEPELKGNSVTIKVSSEMIKQLHEEAEKTWVPELARVMKETKEPFINVIYDSDPLEQLFWDNVVMVGDAAHPTTPHGLRSTNMSILDAAILGKCLEKWGVDNLGLALKEFQSIQLPIVSKQVLHARRIGRIKQGLTLPDRKNFDPTTATTEDCQELQQKNMPFFADIPSLLGST; this is encoded by the exons ATGGAGGGGGCGGGGGTAGATAGGAAGAAGACGAGGAAGCCTAAAGCAGTGGTGGTAGGTGGCAGCATAGCAGGCTTATCCTGTGCTCACGCCCTCATCGCCGCCGGTTGGGACGTCGTTGTCCTCGAGAAATCTACCGGACCACCTTCAAGCAGCCTTACCGGAGCAGGGCTTGGCCTCGACCCTCTTGCTCGCCGTTTCATCCAATCATGGCTTGACCAACCCCAACTCTTCCACGACTCCACCCTTCCCCTTTCCGTTGATCAG AACAAAGCTACTGATAGTGAGAAGAAGATCAGCTGGACATTGACCAGAGatgacaatttcaatttcagggCTGCCCATTGGGTTCATCTTCATGGCCTTCTTTACAGAGCTTTACCATCTCATATTGTCTTATGGG ATGGCTCCCGGTCTAAGATCCGTCAGACCTTCTTACCTAGCATTAAATTGAG GTATTCAGGCTACTATGCATGGAGGGGCGTTCACGATTTCACAGAAGATGAGAACTCAGACACCATTGTTGGCATAAGGAAGGCGTATCCCGAACTTGGACATTGCTTATACTTTGATATGGCCAAGGGAACTCACTGTGTACTTTATGAGCTGCCCAACAAAAGGATGAATTGGCTTTGGTATGTCAATCAACCAGAGCCTGAATTGAAG GGGAATTCAGTTACCATCAAAGTAAGTTCCGAGATGATCAAGCAACTCCATGAAGAGGCAGAGAAAACCTGGGTTCCTGAGTTGGCAAGGGTTATGAAAGAAACTAAAGAACCCTTTATCAATGTAATATACGACTCTGATCCTTTAGAACAACTCTTTTGGGATAATGTGGTGATGGTTGGAGATGCAGCTCACCCGACGACTCCTCATGGCCTGAGAAGCACAAACATGTCTATATTAGATGCCGCTATATTAGGCAAGTGTCTTGAGAAGTGGGGAGTGGACAACTTGGGTTTGGCTCTGAAAGAGTTTCAGTCCATCCAACTGCCTATTGTTTCAAAGCAAGTCCTCCATGCACGGAGAATTGGTCGCATTAAACAGGGCTTAACTCTTCCTGACCGCAAGAATTTTGACCCGACGACAGCAACAACAGAGGATTGCCAAGAGCTTCAGCAGAAAAACATGCCTTTCTTTGCTGATATCCCTTCTTTACTTGGTTCTACTTGA
- the LOC122089447 gene encoding 6-hydroxynicotinate 3-monooxygenase isoform X1 has product MEGAGVDRKKTRKPKAVVVGGSIAGLSCAHALIAAGWDVVVLEKSTGPPSSSLTGAGLGLDPLARRFIQSWLDQPQLFHDSTLPLSVDQNKATDSEKKISWTLTRDDNFNFRAAHWVHLHGLLYRALPSHIVLWGHYFLSFSNSDDKSFVKVTAKVLHTEDTIEIVADLLIAADGSRSKIRQTFLPSIKLRYSGYYAWRGVHDFTEDENSDTIVGIRKAYPELGHCLYFDMAKGTHCVLYELPNKRMNWLWYVNQPEPELKGNSVTIKVSSEMIKQLHEEAEKTWVPELARVMKETKEPFINVIYDSDPLEQLFWDNVVMVGDAAHPTTPHGLRSTNMSILDAAILGKCLEKWGVDNLGLALKEFQSIQLPIVSKQVLHARRIGRIKQGLTLPDRKNFDPTTATTEDCQELQQKNMPFFADIPSLLGST; this is encoded by the exons ATGGAGGGGGCGGGGGTAGATAGGAAGAAGACGAGGAAGCCTAAAGCAGTGGTGGTAGGTGGCAGCATAGCAGGCTTATCCTGTGCTCACGCCCTCATCGCCGCCGGTTGGGACGTCGTTGTCCTCGAGAAATCTACCGGACCACCTTCAAGCAGCCTTACCGGAGCAGGGCTTGGCCTCGACCCTCTTGCTCGCCGTTTCATCCAATCATGGCTTGACCAACCCCAACTCTTCCACGACTCCACCCTTCCCCTTTCCGTTGATCAG AACAAAGCTACTGATAGTGAGAAGAAGATCAGCTGGACATTGACCAGAGatgacaatttcaatttcagggCTGCCCATTGGGTTCATCTTCATGGCCTTCTTTACAGAGCTTTACCATCTCATATTGTCTTATGGGGCCATtacttcctctctttctccaatTCAGATGACAAATCCTTTGTTAAGGTTACTGCTAAAGTTCTTCATACTGAGGATACCATTGAGATTGTTGCTGATTTGCTCATTGCAGCAGATGGCTCCCGGTCTAAGATCCGTCAGACCTTCTTACCTAGCATTAAATTGAG GTATTCAGGCTACTATGCATGGAGGGGCGTTCACGATTTCACAGAAGATGAGAACTCAGACACCATTGTTGGCATAAGGAAGGCGTATCCCGAACTTGGACATTGCTTATACTTTGATATGGCCAAGGGAACTCACTGTGTACTTTATGAGCTGCCCAACAAAAGGATGAATTGGCTTTGGTATGTCAATCAACCAGAGCCTGAATTGAAG GGGAATTCAGTTACCATCAAAGTAAGTTCCGAGATGATCAAGCAACTCCATGAAGAGGCAGAGAAAACCTGGGTTCCTGAGTTGGCAAGGGTTATGAAAGAAACTAAAGAACCCTTTATCAATGTAATATACGACTCTGATCCTTTAGAACAACTCTTTTGGGATAATGTGGTGATGGTTGGAGATGCAGCTCACCCGACGACTCCTCATGGCCTGAGAAGCACAAACATGTCTATATTAGATGCCGCTATATTAGGCAAGTGTCTTGAGAAGTGGGGAGTGGACAACTTGGGTTTGGCTCTGAAAGAGTTTCAGTCCATCCAACTGCCTATTGTTTCAAAGCAAGTCCTCCATGCACGGAGAATTGGTCGCATTAAACAGGGCTTAACTCTTCCTGACCGCAAGAATTTTGACCCGACGACAGCAACAACAGAGGATTGCCAAGAGCTTCAGCAGAAAAACATGCCTTTCTTTGCTGATATCCCTTCTTTACTTGGTTCTACTTGA